Proteins found in one Quercus robur chromosome 2, dhQueRobu3.1, whole genome shotgun sequence genomic segment:
- the LOC126712707 gene encoding cytochrome P450 72A397-like: MEDHIFKTLAISSAIIVLYSVIRVVYTIWWKPISLGKQLRKQGIRGTSYKLLYGDMKESGECMKEAWSKPMSLNHQIAPRVSPFFYQMIKNYGKVSLSWRETRPRLIIADPELMRLILADKNGDFVKPPLNPLVDILQLGVSTLEGQRWAKRRRLITPAFHLEKLKKMVPAFSTSCLGLIDRWKKLISPQESHELDVGAEFQILAGDVIARTAFGSSYEEGKRIFELQKEQAKLVLEAYGNIYIPGFRFIPTKKNKRRYNIDNEIKAILRDMISKKEQAMRDGQLVNNDLLGLLLQCKEESNNGMTIEDIIEECKLFYFAGQETTASLLTWTMILLSMHPDWQEKARDEVLRVCGKKTLDFEAINHLKIVTMILHEVLRLYPPAVTIFRHTNRKTNIGGMSIPAGVDCVLPVLFLHSDPKCWGEDVEEFNPERFSDGVVKASKDEIGFYPFGWGPRICLGQSFAMIEAKMALAMVLQHFSFQLSPTYTHAPYLVVTLQPQHGAPIILHRI, encoded by the exons ATGGAAGATCACattttcaaaaccctagcaatctCCTCTGCCATAATAGTTCTTTATTCTGTTATCAGGGTAGTTTACACCATTTGGTGGAAACCCATAAGTCTGGGAAAGCAATTAAGGAAGCAAGGGATCAGAGGCACTTCTTACAAGCTTTTGTATGGTGATATGAAAGAGAGTGGGGAGTGCATGAAGGAAGCCTGGTCCAAACCGATGTCCCTAAATCATCAGATTGCACCCCGTGTCTCaccatttttttatcaaatgatcAAAAATTATG GAAAAGTATCTCTGAGTTGGAGGGAAACAAGGCCAAGACTAATAATTGCAGACCCAGAATTAATGAGGTTGATATTAGCTGATAAGAATGGTGATTTTGTAAAGCCGCCTTTGAACCCTCTAGTGGATATTCTACAACTGGGAGTGTCAACATTGGAAGGACAGAGATGGGCCAAGCGAAGACGCCTTATTACACCTGCTTTCCACCTTGAGAAGTTGAAG AAAATGGTGCCTGCATTTTCAACAAGTTGTTTAGGCCTGATTGACCGATGGAAAAAATTGATTAGCCCTCAAGAATCACATGAACTGGATGTTGGAGCGGAATTTCAAATTCTTGCTGGCGATGTTATCGCTAGAACAGCCTTTGGGAGCAGCTATGAAGAGGGAAAAAGGATATTTGAACTTCAGAAAGAGCAAGCTAAATTGGTGCTCGAAGCCTATGGGAACATATACATCCCAGGTTTCAG ATTCATACCCACAAAGAAGAACAAAAGAAGATACAATATAGACAATGAGATCAAAGCAATATTACGGGACATGATCAGCAAGAAAGAGCAAGCCATGCGAGATGGACAATTGGTGAACAATGATTTACTAGGCTTACTACTGCAATGCAAAGAAGAATCTAATAATGGAATGACAATTGAAGACATTATAGAGGAGTGCAAATTATTCTACTTTGCCGGCCAAGAAACCACGGCCAGCTTGCTCACTTGGACGATGATTCTATTGTCTATGCATCCGGATTGGCAAGAAAAGGCTAGAGATGAGGTGCTACGGGTCTGTGGAAAGAAAACATTAGATTTTGAAGCAATAAATCACCTCAAAATT GTAACAATGATATTGCACGAAGTCCTTAGATTATACCCACCTGCGGTTACTATCTTCCGACACACAAATCGTAAAACTAACATTGGAGGAATGTCCATCCCAGCTGGGGTCGACTGTGTGTTACCAGTGTTGTTCTTACATTCTGATCCAAAATGTTGGGGCGAAGATGTAGAAGAATTCAATCCTGAGAGGTTTTCTGATGGAGTTGTGAAAGCATCAAAAGATGAAATTGGCTTCTATCCTTTTGGCTGGGGCCCCAGAATATGTCTTGGTCAAAGTTTCGCCATGATTGAAGCAAAGATGGCTCTAGCTATGGTTCTTcaacatttttcatttcagCTCTCACCCACTTATACTCATGCTCCTTACTTAGTCGTTACTCTTCAGCCACAACATGGAGCTCCAATTATACTCCACCGAATCTAA
- the LOC126712710 gene encoding transcription factor MYB114-like, whose translation MPMAPLSSRCTKKEANRGAWTAEEDQKLAQVIEIHGPKRWKSVAAKAGLNRCGKSCRLRWMNYLRPNIKRGNISDQEEDLILRLHKLLGNRWSLIAGRLPGRTDNEIKNYWNSHLSKKIKLKEKQNRGFMVQSEHEKTNVKEMDHIVDRREEGTSTRNVDSQGSFIGDDLFNSSSEGPLTLEWMSKFLEMDESWFELLHDM comes from the exons atgCCAATGGCTCCATTGAGCAGTCGATGCACTAAGAAAGAAGCTAACAGAGGAGCATGGACAGCTGAAGAGGACCAAAAACTAGCTCAAGTCATCGAAATCCATGGTCCAAAGAGGTGGAAGTCAGTGGCAGCTAAAGCAG GTCTAAATCGATGTGGGAAGAGTTGCAGGTTGAGATGGATGAATTATCTGAGACCCAATATTAAAAGGGGCAATATATCTGACCAAGAAGAGGATTTGATACTTAGGCTGCATAAACTCCTAGGAAACAG GTGGTCTTTGATTGCTGGAAGATTACCTGGTCGAACTGATAATGAGATTAAGAATTACTGGAATTCTCATTTGAGCAAAAAGATAAAGctgaaagagaaacaaaatagaGGATTCATGGTGCAGTCTGAGCAtgaaaaaacaaatgtaaagGAGATGGACCATATAGTCGATAGAAGGGAAGAGGGTACCTCTACAAGAAATGTGGACTCACAGGGTAGCTTCATTGGGGATGACCTCTTTAATAGCTCTAGCGAGGGGCCTCTAACTTTGGAGTGGATGAGCAAATTCCTTGAAATGGACGAAAGTTGGTTCGAATTGTTGCATGatatgtga